The genomic region TTAGGTATTTATGCCAAGTCACCATCTAGGCTAATTATGTATTCGCAGATAATTTTTTTGCCTTCAATGATGCTTTCAGGGATAATGTTTCCTGCAGACATGCTACCAACGGTGTTAGAAACAATAGGCTTAATTTTACCAGCAACCCATGGGATGCGCATACTAGCGGCAGAAAGTTTTATCGCAAGTAGTTACCTTACATTAATTCTGTTTATAATCTTATCGCTTATAATAATAGGGCTAAGGTTAAAAAGGTTAAACTACGAGGATGTTCATTAAACAATAAAATAATAGTATAAAAAAGTAAGCTAGTAAGGTGTTACA from Proteinivorax hydrogeniformans harbors:
- a CDS encoding ABC transporter permease: MLATLLIGVLLGIYAKSPSRLIMYSQIIFLPSMMLSGIMFPADMLPTVLETIGLILPATHGMRILAAESFIASSYLTLILFIILSLIIIGLRLKRLNYEDVH